The bacterium genome includes the window CGGCGGTCCATTAGTGAATCTACGTGGTGAAGTTATCGGAATCAATGCGGCGATTAAAACCGGTGGAATAGCGCAGAATGCTGGAATTGGGTTTGCGATTCCGATAAATTTAGCCAAAAAGGTTATGGGTGATTTAATTGAGTCTGGAAAAGTTGTACGGGGTTGGCTCGGTGTTCAACTGAATCCGGAAGAAATCGATGAGAAAATGGCAAAAGCGCTCGGGTTAAAGGAGAAGAAAGGTGCGTTAATTGCTAATGTTTTAGAGGGTCCGGCAAAAGAAGCAGGAATCGAACCTGGAGATGTTATCATCGAAATAAATGGGGTTCCGGTAAATTCTAATACCGAATTGCGAAATCTAGTAGCGCAGGCTAAGGTAGGAGAGAAGGTTCCGGTGAAACTGATTCGTGACGGCAAAGAGAAAATCGTTATTGTTAAAATCGCCGAACGAACCGAAGATGTTGAACTCGCAAGTAAAGATGCGGCGACAAAATGGGGATTAACGGTGCAAACATTCACGAAAGAACTAGCGCAGCAATTGAATCTCTCGTTTGAAGAAGGATTAGTGGTTACCGAGGTTAAATCGAAATCGCTTGCTGATGAAGCTGGATTTCAAAAGAACGATATTATTATCAAAATCAACAATAAACCGGTAAAAGAGATTAAAGAGTTCAATGATATCAGCAAAGAAATTAAACCGGGTGATAGTGTGAAGTTTTATCTAAAACGTGGTAATGGATATATGTTTATCATCTTGCAAATTCCAGAGAAAAAAGAAGAAAAGAAAGAAGAGAAAAAATAAGTCTTAACCATAGAAACATAGTGACACCGAATTGATAATATATAATATGATAATACCAAACCCCGTTAGAAAACTTCCACCTGCTAACGGGGTATTTATTACCTAAAAGACGCGAGCATAGTCTTCCTCGAATCCCGCACAAATTCGTTGCGCAAGTTATCTCTATGCTGTCATACCAGAGGTAGGTTCTTTATCTACCGGAAACGGTTTTTCAATTGATTTCATTATCTCCCAATACACTTTTCTAATGAGCAAAAAACATAACACGAGAAACAGTATTCCCTCAATCGAATTCCTAATCAAATAAAGACGCAGATGTAAGAATAATAAATGATCCTATACCGATTATGAATCCCAAAAGGGCTTCTAATTTTTTTGAGTAATTAAAATATTTTCTTCTAATAACGGTAATTACCTTATTATGAATTAGCCAGACAAGTATCAGAGAAACCAAGATAGTATAGAATAATAAAATTGCTTTTTATCCTCCTATTTGGGGTAATCGTGAGCAGGGGTTAGATCGCTAGGAACGATGTTTCGCACTATGTATTTAATTATTCGGTTGCGCCCGCGTCGGTAAGCAGTTGAACGATATCTTTGGCACCACGAGCTTTCGCGAATTTCAACGCAGTTTTCCCGCCGGTATTGGTTAAATTCGGATTCGCTTTTCGTTCAAGGAGTAATTTCACAGTATCAGTTTTACCTTCTTTTGCTGCATACATCAAAGCGGTATTGCCCCATTTATTCTGATAATTAATGTTTGCTCCTTTAATCAAGAGCGCTTCACAACATCGGGTCTGTCCATATTCTGCCGCATACATCAGCGGTGTTGAACCAAATTTATCTTCCGCATCAACGTTCGCTTGAAAACTTAATATCGTTTGTACTGCTGCAGTACATCCTTTTCTTGCCGCAAGATGTAATGCGGTTTCTTCTTGTGGACCTTTCGCGTTCGGGTCAGTTTTTTTGTTTTTTAATAACGATTTACATACTTCTGTATGGCCATTTAATCCAGCAAGCATTAACGCCGTATATCCATTCGGATTCTTGATATTCGGGTCAATCCCTGCGGTTAAAAATAAATCTACTGCGATAATATTTCCTTCCGTAGCAACTTTAAAAAAGTTTTTATCGGTATACTCCAAATCCATTTGAAGTAATTCCGATTTTGCGCGGTCTGAACTTTTCCCGCAAGAGATTAACGGGATTAGTGAAACAATTAACATCATGAGCAAAACCAGTTTTCTTTTGAACATAAGATAATCCTCCCTGGAGTAAAATATAGGTGATTTGACCCTTATTCTAACTCTCTTTATATAATTCGTCAAGCGAAATTTGACTTTTTATCCTTAATTATATGGATTACAAATAAATGGATGAGTGTCTAATGCTAAAAATAGCAAATTTAAACCGTAGTAGTATTGGAATTTGAATTTGTAAGCGGTTGCGACAAGACTTATCATTTAGTTTAGACGTGAAATTCCTTAATCACTTTTGATATTAAATCACCTAATTTTGATTTACCATGTGCGCTTTGACATTTAGCAGTATAGTTGTATATGCTATAATGAATGTTACTGAAGGAAAACATGACGCCGCAAATTATAATTCAGAAATTTAAAGAGCCGTTTAAGAAAATCGTTAGGGTAACCTTACGAACGAAATTAATGATTGCATTTTTCCTTACCGTAATCGTTTGTTTAGCGGTAGTGTTCGTTTTATCCCAACGAGTTATCAAACATCGATTCGATGAAATAGCTAAAGAGCAAATAACCGATGCATTATCTCGGATTGATAACGAACTGAAAATAACTGGAAATGAAATCACTGGCAAACTAGAAAAAATCGCGCAAATAACTGAACTGAAACGGAAAATGCTGATGCGGTATGAAAGTTCCGGGTTCGATTATCTCGGGTTATCCAACCAATTGATAGATTTAATGCAATCAACCGGGTTAGATATTCTAGAAATAACTGACCATGATGGGAAAGTTTTGGCATCAGCGCACGAACCTGGAAAAATCGGTTCCATCAAATCGGATGATGTCTTTCTGCAGACTGCGCTTACCGGAAAAAATGCTCAGGGGATTAGCATTGAGAATCTAGTTTCCGGAAGTTATTTGGCATTGAAATCGAGTGTACCGATATATCACCGAGGAGAAATTATCGGCGTACTTACCGGCGGATACTTAATGAATTCGGAATTTATCCAGCGATTGAAACGGGTTGGTGCGGTTGACCTTGGGCTGGTTCAAGGAAATAATCTGGTAGTGAGTACTCTCGTTGATAGTCAAGGGAAACCAATAACGCAACTACACCTAAGTGCTGAATTCTTGAGTTCAATTCGGTCGTCGAAAATCCCGTTGATGCAGCGGTTTGTTTTGAATCAAACCGAGTTCAGTATTGGTGGTATGCCGTTGATAACCGGAAACAAATCAGTAGGTATTCTACTCGTTGCTGTATCACAGGAGAAACTCCAGCAGACAGTAGCAGATTTACGTCGTAATATTATCTGGTTTGGGTTTTTCGGTATGTGTATTGCGCTGTTGGTAGCATATCTTATTGCGAAACGAATCACGTATCCACTGGATAAATTGGTTGAAGGGTCAGTTGCAATTGCAAAAGGAGATTATGATATCCAAATTCCGATAACCAGCAAAGATGAACTTGGAGCGCTCGTATCATCTTATAACTATATGGCGAAAGAATTACGTGAGAATCGGGAGAAACTGATTACGGCAATGCGAGTTGCCGAATGGCAGGAAGTCGCTAAACGGATTGCGCATGAAATCAAAAATCCGTTAACTCCGATTCAGCTCTCAATCCAGAATCTTCAACAAAGTTATAATCGCAAAGCGGCTAATTTTGATGAGGTATTGCAGGAGTCAACTCAAACGATTCTTGAGGAAGTCGAGAATCTCTATAAAATCGTCAACGCGTTCTCCGAATTCGCTCGGATGCCAAAACCCCAGCCGGAATGGATAGAATTGTCGGAAGTGATAGAAAGTACCGTTACCCTCTATTCCAGTGGACAAGACCAGATACAATTTAAGGTTAAGGTAAACGAACAAATCCCGAAAATATATGCTGACCCGGAACAGTTACGGCGTGCGTTTTCAAACCTGATTAAAAACGCTATTGATGCAATGCCGAACGGTGGAACGTTGACTATCTCCGTTCAGCCGACAATACTAAACGAGCGACCAGCGGTTCAAATATCTTTTGCTGATACTGGGGAAGGAATGACGCAGGAAACGAAAAGTAAACTCTTTATGCCATATTTTTCTACTAAACAGAAAGGTACTGGACTGGGACTCTCCATGGTTGACCGTATCGTTTCCGACCACGGGGGAAAAATTGAAGTTGTATCTGAAGTGAATCAAGGGAGTACGTTTATTATTGTTATCCCGGTTTACAATGAAGCATTTAACGTGTCGAAAGAATAAAAGTTCATTATTCAGTAATCGATAGAAATTTAATATTTTAATTTTATATTTTGAAAGGAAGATACCCTATGTTTTGTCCGAAATGTCAAGCGGAATATGAAGTGGGAATAACTGAATGCTCTGATTGTCAGATTCCGTTAATGGAGCGATTACCTGAAGAAAAAGATAAACCGGTGCCAGAAGCGGAATTGGTGTCGGTTATTCAAATTATGGATGAATCGGAAGCAGTATTCTATTGCGAATTGTTAAAACAATCGGGTATAACCGCTACGTTCCGTTCATTTATCATTCCGGGATATGATGGAATAACAGAATCAACTCCATATAAAGGTGAAGTGTTGGTTCTCGAAGAAGATGCCGACCAAGCAGAACAGATTATAGCTGATTATTTAAAGACTCTCGATAATTTTGAACTTGAAGAAGAACCGGAAGAAGAACCATAAAATGTATTTCAAATTTAGCATTTAGCATTTGAAATTTTAATAAACAATGTTAATTTTGCATTTTACGTTGAGATGGGTTTACCGATGCCGTTTTGTCCGAAATGCCGAACTGAATATGAGTTTGGAATTATGAGATGTTCCGACTGCCAGATTCCGTTAGTCAGTCAGTTGCCGGAACCTAAATGAGCTGAAATTGAATCCGCAGCAGTACATTTATGTACTGTCGCAAGCGAATTTGAAGCTATCGTAATTTGTGAAATTTTAAAACAAGCGAATATAGAAGCGAGTTATCGGTCGTTAAAATTATCTCGATATATTGACCTTTCCATTGATGAACTGTTCAAAAGCTATTGGGGAGAAGTTATTGTTTTGGAAAAAGATTATAATGCTGCTAGAGAGATAGTTGCCGATTATTTGAAAAGTATAGAAGAAAATCGGCAACCAGAAGATAATTAATGAAGAGAATTTTTTAGCTTGTAATATATCTTCGATAGTAACACTAATAAAATCAATTAAAAATCTTCTTGTTGTAGGTTTGTCCAGTAAGCGGTTATTTATTTGACAAAATCAAACTCACCACTGGTAAGTTTGATTTTGTGCGTCGTGGTATCCTATTTTAAAAAATGAAATTATGGAAATTGACCGTGTTACAGTTGGTTAAAGCATGACATAAAACATGGTTGATATGATATAAAGTACCGTTTCAAGAAATAATTATTTCTATCCTAGGATTAGACGTAGAGAAAGTTTTCGTGTAACTTCATGATATTAATGGAGGACTATTTCTGAAGAAAAGAACCTGCTGGACTTATTCTTAGCGAAGATTTAAAAGCTGATTTAAGGAAGCTTTTGTAAATATATAGTCAGTTCACCGAAATAACCCATTGAGGTTTTGTTTACGCTTTCACGGAAACAACTATTTATTCTTCGATAGTTCAGCGAATTTGAGCATCTCTGCCGTGGCTAACGCTTCTTTACCCTGTTCTGCATAAATCTGGGCAAGTTGATAGTGGTACGCGGGTTTATTCGGATAATGTGCAATCGCTAATTTCGCTTCTCGTTCCGCTTCCGGATATCTGCCGATAGCCCGATACGCTTCCGCTAAATCCGAATGATAATAGGCGGTATTTGGATTCAGTTTAACTGCGAGTTCTAGATGTCGTATTCCCTGTTCAACTGCGTTCAATTGGAGAAGCGTATTGCCTAAATGTTGATGGTATTCAGAATTCATCGGGTCACAAACCAGCGCTGCTTTATATCCGGCAACCGCAGAAACCAGTTGTTTTTCTTTTAGTCGGGTCAGTGCAGTGTTAAAATAGAGTTGACCGAGATAAGGAGAATATACCGCAAAATACCATACTCCAGCTAAGATAAGAAGAATAATACCAAAGATTACAAACGAAACTAACGAAGGTTTTTGAGGTTCAAGTTCAGATTGAGGTTTCGACGGACGAATTGACCCAATATATACCCCAAGGATACAACAAAAAAGATAAAACAATTCAAGCGTATAATATCCGAATCCGAAAAAACCGTCGGTAATAAACGCGAACAAACTTCCCGATAAGGCATACGCAAGGTTCAATTCAGTTTTTTTCAAATACCTGAATGTGAAATACACCAGCGTAATCATTAATCCGATAAAACTTAAGAGCCCGAGTAAACCCTGTTCAACCCAAATCTGCAGGAATAGATTATGCGCATATTTCGTCTCGCCAACTCCGACCGGCTTATATTTCCCATACCGGATTGCAAAACTCCCGATACCGGTTCCAACGAACGGATGGTCGGAAATCATCTGTTTAGCGATATTCCAATATTGGAATCGTTCACTAACCGTGCTGGTTGGTTTAGTCAACCGTGAAGAGAATGTTTCCAATTTTTCCGATTGCAATTCCATTTTCGGAAATTGGGAACAGATTGTAATAAGAGCAATTGAGATGATAATCAAACTGCAAATCCAGAAGAGCTGGTTTAGATTGATTTGCTTTTTGAATAAAAATATTAGTGGAATTAACCCGAACATTGAACAAAGATATCCACCGCGGGAATAAGTAAATGCGAGTGCAGTCAGGAGAATTCCCGTTGCAATAAGGAGCAGAGTCTTTTTCCCAACTTGTGTTGAGTTTAAAAAGTAGTAAGTTGATATCGGGAGAATCATTGCGAGAAAGAGCGCATATACATTTGGATTGCCGAACGTTCCGATAATCCGATGTGTCTGCAGTGCATGGAGTATCCCTGTATAATACTGGGTAGAAATTAAATCCGGATTCTGCGAAATTAGTTGAATTGTATACTTGAACCCATAAACATATTGATAAATACCATAACCCGCTTCAAGAATTCCGAGCAGAATCAATCCGTATCCGATAAATTCGTAAGCGGGACACTGCCGTGCAATCGG containing:
- a CDS encoding DegQ family serine endoprotease yields the protein MRHNLNRLLAQYLFGVSCILILSFFSFSVSAEGPTKSDENVISAAEALEKAFVEVAKKVKPAVVNISTEKTVLTRSSNPFWFDPFGDDEFFKQFEPFFRRMVPPEVQKRVIPSLGSGVIVRDDGYILTNNHMVDGLDLEKDKIIVTLADGRKFTNVKVVGKDPKTDVAVIKVDGDNLPTAKLGDSNTVQVGQIVIAIGNPFGLAESVTQGIVSALGRSIGLADYEDYIQTDAPINPGNSGGPLVNLRGEVIGINAAIKTGGIAQNAGIGFAIPINLAKKVMGDLIESGKVVRGWLGVQLNPEEIDEKMAKALGLKEKKGALIANVLEGPAKEAGIEPGDVIIEINGVPVNSNTELRNLVAQAKVGEKVPVKLIRDGKEKIVIVKIAERTEDVELASKDAATKWGLTVQTFTKELAQQLNLSFEEGLVVTEVKSKSLADEAGFQKNDIIIKINNKPVKEIKEFNDISKEIKPGDSVKFYLKRGNGYMFIILQIPEKKEEKKEEKK
- a CDS encoding ankyrin repeat domain-containing protein, which gives rise to MFKRKLVLLMMLIVSLIPLISCGKSSDRAKSELLQMDLEYTDKNFFKVATEGNIIAVDLFLTAGIDPNIKNPNGYTALMLAGLNGHTEVCKSLLKNKKTDPNAKGPQEETALHLAARKGCTAAVQTILSFQANVDAEDKFGSTPLMYAAEYGQTRCCEALLIKGANINYQNKWGNTALMYAAKEGKTDTVKLLLERKANPNLTNTGGKTALKFAKARGAKDIVQLLTDAGATE
- a CDS encoding ATP-binding protein translates to MTPQIIIQKFKEPFKKIVRVTLRTKLMIAFFLTVIVCLAVVFVLSQRVIKHRFDEIAKEQITDALSRIDNELKITGNEITGKLEKIAQITELKRKMLMRYESSGFDYLGLSNQLIDLMQSTGLDILEITDHDGKVLASAHEPGKIGSIKSDDVFLQTALTGKNAQGISIENLVSGSYLALKSSVPIYHRGEIIGVLTGGYLMNSEFIQRLKRVGAVDLGLVQGNNLVVSTLVDSQGKPITQLHLSAEFLSSIRSSKIPLMQRFVLNQTEFSIGGMPLITGNKSVGILLVAVSQEKLQQTVADLRRNIIWFGFFGMCIALLVAYLIAKRITYPLDKLVEGSVAIAKGDYDIQIPITSKDELGALVSSYNYMAKELRENREKLITAMRVAEWQEVAKRIAHEIKNPLTPIQLSIQNLQQSYNRKAANFDEVLQESTQTILEEVENLYKIVNAFSEFARMPKPQPEWIELSEVIESTVTLYSSGQDQIQFKVKVNEQIPKIYADPEQLRRAFSNLIKNAIDAMPNGGTLTISVQPTILNERPAVQISFADTGEGMTQETKSKLFMPYFSTKQKGTGLGLSMVDRIVSDHGGKIEVVSEVNQGSTFIIVIPVYNEAFNVSKE
- a CDS encoding O-antigen ligase family protein; protein product: MIASLLVIFLAIIVLFPSAVYLWSKVLIQSFVFIILAVALIPTRNYFRKWESVATAFLIYVIFSAFSIFNAVYLNGSWLGWLNLFIGFLIYWLSSSGSLTYPIARQCPAYEFIGYGLILLGILEAGYGIYQYVYGFKYTIQLISQNPDLISTQYYTGILHALQTHRIIGTFGNPNVYALFLAMILPISTYYFLNSTQVGKKTLLLIATGILLTALAFTYSRGGYLCSMFGLIPLIFLFKKQINLNQLFWICSLIIISIALITICSQFPKMELQSEKLETFSSRLTKPTSTVSERFQYWNIAKQMISDHPFVGTGIGSFAIRYGKYKPVGVGETKYAHNLFLQIWVEQGLLGLLSFIGLMITLVYFTFRYLKKTELNLAYALSGSLFAFITDGFFGFGYYTLELFYLFCCILGVYIGSIRPSKPQSELEPQKPSLVSFVIFGIILLILAGVWYFAVYSPYLGQLYFNTALTRLKEKQLVSAVAGYKAALVCDPMNSEYHQHLGNTLLQLNAVEQGIRHLELAVKLNPNTAYYHSDLAEAYRAIGRYPEAEREAKLAIAHYPNKPAYHYQLAQIYAEQGKEALATAEMLKFAELSKNK